One part of the Gemmatimonadaceae bacterium genome encodes these proteins:
- a CDS encoding BsuPI-related putative proteinase inhibitor: protein MSLPAVLLFRAIQVGLLALIPSGCETGGDSEAVDSISHPVEAVAQVPDPVVGARVSLVVPDTVARGARVPIMIRVSNTTSAPLDLYLRGRDIAFDITITDSAGAELWRRLEGETVLAIIQIKTLGPGETLELSHEWDQRTKSGRPAAAGVYGIRGSVLTDGSSSLVSNEGSLVIKP, encoded by the coding sequence GCGCTCATTCCATCCGGGTGCGAGACAGGTGGGGATTCCGAGGCGGTCGACTCAATCAGTCATCCAGTAGAGGCCGTTGCTCAAGTGCCAGATCCGGTAGTCGGTGCCAGGGTGAGTCTCGTTGTTCCGGATACAGTCGCGCGGGGCGCGAGGGTACCGATAATGATCCGCGTCTCGAACACGACATCGGCACCGCTCGATCTCTATCTGCGCGGCCGCGACATTGCCTTTGACATCACGATCACCGACTCGGCCGGCGCCGAGCTCTGGCGCCGCCTCGAGGGTGAGACAGTTCTGGCAATCATCCAGATCAAGACCCTGGGTCCGGGTGAAACGCTGGAGCTGAGCCACGAATGGGATCAGAGAACCAAAAGCGGCAGGCCCGCCGCCGCTGGTGTCTATGGAATTCGCGGCTCCGTGCTTACCGATGGCTCGAGCTCGCTTGTCTCGAACGAAGGAAGCCTGGTGATCAAGCCATGA